The Selenomonadales bacterium nucleotide sequence CACCCGAGGCCAACAGCGCACAAATCATCGCCATGATCAGTCGTCCCATATACGGTCTGATATATGAAAACAGGCGTTTGTAACTGTTCTTCATTCTTATTTCTCCTTATTTCCTACTTCTTCGATAACGCGTGCGACTTTTGCCACTGCTCCGCCTTCACCAAGACGATGAAGGACATCCAAAAGGCCGTCTTTCATCTGACGATAATACGCTTCATCTTCGAGAAGTTTCATGGATTCTTCAAGAATCCTTTCCGCATTGGCCTCGTGCTGGATAAGTTCGGGCACGATGCGTCTGCCGCCTACGATATTCGGCAGGCTGTAATTCGGCAAGTCAAGTACGATGCGTCCGATCCAATAGGTGAGCTTGGCCACCTTATAGACGACGACCATCGGCATCTGCAATATTGCCGCTTCGAGTGTGACGGTACCGCTTGCCGCAATACCCATCGTCGCGATCTGCATGAGGTCGTGCACCCCATCGCGCGTACAATTAACTTTGACATTCACGCGCTCAAGCATCGGCATAACAAGCTCGTCGGGCACGGTAGGTGCAAGCGGAAGATAAAACTGCGCATTTGGCACACGGCGCGCTATCTGTTCTGCCGCTTCGAGCATCGGCGGCAAAAGTCCGTTGATCTCTTGCAAGCGACTGCCCGGCAGAAGCAGGATGATGGGGGAAGCTATATCGGCACCGTAGTGACGATACGCTTCTTCTTTCGTCCGTTTCGGCTTCACGATATCAAGAAGCGGATGACCGACGAATGTAACGGCCGCCCCTGCTTCTTCGTAAACTTTTGCCTCCATCGGGAAGATGGCGGCTACTCTGGCTACGTTTTTTGCTACCGTTTTAGCACGGCCTTTGCGCCACAGCCATGCCGACGGACTGATATACGATACGACAGGAATGCCTTTGTCTTTGGCGACTTTAGCCAGTCGCATATTGAAGTCGGCATAATCGATAACGACAACGACATCAGGCTTACGCTCGTCCATCAAGCGTCCGAGATCGTCGCGCAGTTTGAAAAAACGCGGCAGATTCTTGATGACTTCCGCTACACCGATCACGCCGAGGTCGGCAATATCATAGCAGATATCGACGCCCGCTTCGCGCATCTTCGCGCCGCCCATACCGAACATCTCAATCTGCGGCATATTCTGTTTCAGTTCTTTTGCCACGCTCGCACCGTGCAAGTCACCCGATGCTTCGCCGACCGAAAACATGACTTTCAGCAACCCTGTCAACCTCCATACTACTTATCTTGTTATATAACAAAAACGCGATTCACGCCGCTTATTCGCTTTCGCTGTCACTGCGTCCATCGCGTATCTGTTTCCTATTCCATTACAGCAATCGCAATGCCGGCTTCGTCTGCCATCTGTACAACACGTGCTTGGTCGACAACGAGTGTTTTGCCCGCTTCGATAACAAGCGCACTGGCTTTTGCTTCGATCATAGATTCGAGCGTTTTTACGCCGATCGCAGGCACGTCAAAACGAAGATCCTGCTGCGGTTTCGCTGTTTTGGCAACAACGACCCCACCGCGACCGA carries:
- the lpxB gene encoding lipid-A-disaccharide synthase, whose product is MLKVMFSVGEASGDLHGASVAKELKQNMPQIEMFGMGGAKMREAGVDICYDIADLGVIGVAEVIKNLPRFFKLRDDLGRLMDERKPDVVVVIDYADFNMRLAKVAKDKGIPVVSYISPSAWLWRKGRAKTVAKNVARVAAIFPMEAKVYEEAGAAVTFVGHPLLDIVKPKRTKEEAYRHYGADIASPIILLLPGSRLQEINGLLPPMLEAAEQIARRVPNAQFYLPLAPTVPDELVMPMLERVNVKVNCTRDGVHDLMQIATMGIAASGTVTLEAAILQMPMVVVYKVAKLTYWIGRIVLDLPNYSLPNIVGGRRIVPELIQHEANAERILEESMKLLEDEAYYRQMKDGLLDVLHRLGEGGAVAKVARVIEEVGNKEK